One Perognathus longimembris pacificus isolate PPM17 chromosome 2, ASM2315922v1, whole genome shotgun sequence DNA segment encodes these proteins:
- the Ccnj gene encoding cyclin-J isoform X2, producing MELEGQWWRGQLAADIHQALRYKELKLPSYKGQSPQLSLRRYFADLIAIVSNRFTLCPSARHLAVYLLDLFMDRYDISIQQLHLVALSCLLLASKFEEKEDSVPKLEQLNSLGCMTNMNLVLTKQNLLHMELLLLETFQWNLCLPTAAHFIEYYLSEAVHETDLHDGWPMICLEKTKLYMAKYADYFLEVSLQVAAACVASSRIILRLSPTWPTRLHRLTAYSWDFLVQCIERLLIAHDNDVKEANKQRGQSGPQSAQLSVFQTASQPSRPVHFQQPQYLHQTHQTSLQYRHPVSDQPSCQQIVSTTHTSSYTLQTCPAGFQTSVQSLGHMQTGVGMSLAIPVEVKPCLSVSYNRSYQINEHYPCITPCFER from the exons ATGGAGCTGGAGGGGCAGTGGTGGCGAGGACAGCTGGCTGCCGACATTCACCAAGCTCTTCGGTACAAG GAGCTGAAGTTGCCCTCCTACAAAGGCCAGTCCCCTCAACTAAGTCTCAGGAGGTACTTTGCTGACTTGATTGCCATCGTGAGCAATCGCTTCACACTCTGTCCTTCTGCCCGACATCTTGCTGTCTATCTACTGGACCTATTTATGGATCGCTATGACATCTCTATCCAGCAACTACATTTAGTTGCACTATCCTGTCTTCTCCTAGCAA GTAAAtttgaagagaaagaagatagTGTGCCTAAGTTGGAGCAGCTCAACAGCCTGGGTTGCATGACTAATATGAACCTGGTATTAACAAAGCAAAATTTGCTGCATATGGAACTATTATTGTTAGAAACCTTTCAGTGGAACCTCTGCCTTCCCACAGCTGCTCACTTCATTGAGTATTATCTCTCTGAAGCTGTACATGAAACAGATCTTCATGATGGCTGGCCAATGATCTGCTTGGAAAAAACTAAACTCTACATGGCCAAATATGCAGATTACTTCCTTGAAGTGTCCCTGCAAG TAGCTGCTGCATGTGTGGCTTCTTCGAGGATTATACTTCGTCTTTCTCCAACATGGCCCACAAGACTACATCGCCTTACTGCTTACTCCTGGGATTTCTTAGTGCAGTGTATTGAACGGTTATTGAT TGCTCATGATAATGATGtgaaagaagcaaacaaacagagAGGGCAGTCAGGCCCTCAGTCAGCACAACTAAGTGTGTTCCAGACAGCCTCCCAACCCTCACGGCCAGTTCACTTCCAGCAACCCCAGTATCTCCACCAGACTCATCAGACCTCGCTGCAGTATCGCCATCCTGTATCAGATCAACCCAGCTGTCAGCAGATTGTATCTACCACACACACCTCATCTTACACACTACAGACATGTCCTGCTGGCTTCCAAACGAGTGTTCAGAGCCTTGGGCACATGCAGACTGGTGTTGGGATGTCTCTAGCAATACCAGTAGAAGTTAAACCCTGTCTGAGTGTTTCTTACAACCGGAGTTATCAGATAAATGAACATTACCCTTGTATTACTCCATGCTTTGAAAGGTGA
- the Ccnj gene encoding cyclin-J isoform X3 produces MELEGQWWRGQLAADIHQALRYKELKLPSYKGQSPQLSLRRYFADLIAIVSNRFTLCPSARHLAVYLLDLFMDRYDISIQQLHLVALSCLLLASKFEEKEDSVPKLEQLNSLGCMTNMNLVLTKQNLLHMELLLLETFQWNLCLPTAAHFIEYYLSEAVHETDLHDGWPMICLEKTKLYMAKYADYFLEVSLQAAACVASSRIILRLSPTWPTRLHRLTAYSWDFLVQCIERLLIAHDNDVKEANKQRGQSGPQSAQLSVFQTASQPSRPVHFQQPQYLHQTHQTSLQYRHPVSDQPSCQQIVSTTHTSSYTLQTCPAGFQTSVQSLGHMQTGVGMSLAIPVEVKPCLSVSYNRSYQINEHYPCITPCFER; encoded by the exons ATGGAGCTGGAGGGGCAGTGGTGGCGAGGACAGCTGGCTGCCGACATTCACCAAGCTCTTCGGTACAAG GAGCTGAAGTTGCCCTCCTACAAAGGCCAGTCCCCTCAACTAAGTCTCAGGAGGTACTTTGCTGACTTGATTGCCATCGTGAGCAATCGCTTCACACTCTGTCCTTCTGCCCGACATCTTGCTGTCTATCTACTGGACCTATTTATGGATCGCTATGACATCTCTATCCAGCAACTACATTTAGTTGCACTATCCTGTCTTCTCCTAGCAA GTAAAtttgaagagaaagaagatagTGTGCCTAAGTTGGAGCAGCTCAACAGCCTGGGTTGCATGACTAATATGAACCTGGTATTAACAAAGCAAAATTTGCTGCATATGGAACTATTATTGTTAGAAACCTTTCAGTGGAACCTCTGCCTTCCCACAGCTGCTCACTTCATTGAGTATTATCTCTCTGAAGCTGTACATGAAACAGATCTTCATGATGGCTGGCCAATGATCTGCTTGGAAAAAACTAAACTCTACATGGCCAAATATGCAGATTACTTCCTTGAAGTGTCCCTGCAAG CTGCTGCATGTGTGGCTTCTTCGAGGATTATACTTCGTCTTTCTCCAACATGGCCCACAAGACTACATCGCCTTACTGCTTACTCCTGGGATTTCTTAGTGCAGTGTATTGAACGGTTATTGAT TGCTCATGATAATGATGtgaaagaagcaaacaaacagagAGGGCAGTCAGGCCCTCAGTCAGCACAACTAAGTGTGTTCCAGACAGCCTCCCAACCCTCACGGCCAGTTCACTTCCAGCAACCCCAGTATCTCCACCAGACTCATCAGACCTCGCTGCAGTATCGCCATCCTGTATCAGATCAACCCAGCTGTCAGCAGATTGTATCTACCACACACACCTCATCTTACACACTACAGACATGTCCTGCTGGCTTCCAAACGAGTGTTCAGAGCCTTGGGCACATGCAGACTGGTGTTGGGATGTCTCTAGCAATACCAGTAGAAGTTAAACCCTGTCTGAGTGTTTCTTACAACCGGAGTTATCAGATAAATGAACATTACCCTTGTATTACTCCATGCTTTGAAAGGTGA
- the Ccnj gene encoding cyclin-J isoform X1 — MELEGQWWRGQLAADIHQALRYKELKLPSYKGQSPQLSLRRYFADLIAIVSNRFTLCPSARHLAVYLLDLFMDRYDISIQQLHLVALSCLLLASKFEEKEDSVPKLEQLNSLGCMTNMNLVLTKQNLLHMELLLLETFQWNLCLPTAAHFIEYYLSEAVHETDLHDGWPMICLEKTKLYMAKYADYFLEVSLQDYAFLNYAPSLVAAACVASSRIILRLSPTWPTRLHRLTAYSWDFLVQCIERLLIAHDNDVKEANKQRGQSGPQSAQLSVFQTASQPSRPVHFQQPQYLHQTHQTSLQYRHPVSDQPSCQQIVSTTHTSSYTLQTCPAGFQTSVQSLGHMQTGVGMSLAIPVEVKPCLSVSYNRSYQINEHYPCITPCFER; from the exons ATGGAGCTGGAGGGGCAGTGGTGGCGAGGACAGCTGGCTGCCGACATTCACCAAGCTCTTCGGTACAAG GAGCTGAAGTTGCCCTCCTACAAAGGCCAGTCCCCTCAACTAAGTCTCAGGAGGTACTTTGCTGACTTGATTGCCATCGTGAGCAATCGCTTCACACTCTGTCCTTCTGCCCGACATCTTGCTGTCTATCTACTGGACCTATTTATGGATCGCTATGACATCTCTATCCAGCAACTACATTTAGTTGCACTATCCTGTCTTCTCCTAGCAA GTAAAtttgaagagaaagaagatagTGTGCCTAAGTTGGAGCAGCTCAACAGCCTGGGTTGCATGACTAATATGAACCTGGTATTAACAAAGCAAAATTTGCTGCATATGGAACTATTATTGTTAGAAACCTTTCAGTGGAACCTCTGCCTTCCCACAGCTGCTCACTTCATTGAGTATTATCTCTCTGAAGCTGTACATGAAACAGATCTTCATGATGGCTGGCCAATGATCTGCTTGGAAAAAACTAAACTCTACATGGCCAAATATGCAGATTACTTCCTTGAAGTGTCCCTGCAAG ATTATGCCTTTCTAAATTATGCACCTTCTTTAGTAGCTGCTGCATGTGTGGCTTCTTCGAGGATTATACTTCGTCTTTCTCCAACATGGCCCACAAGACTACATCGCCTTACTGCTTACTCCTGGGATTTCTTAGTGCAGTGTATTGAACGGTTATTGAT TGCTCATGATAATGATGtgaaagaagcaaacaaacagagAGGGCAGTCAGGCCCTCAGTCAGCACAACTAAGTGTGTTCCAGACAGCCTCCCAACCCTCACGGCCAGTTCACTTCCAGCAACCCCAGTATCTCCACCAGACTCATCAGACCTCGCTGCAGTATCGCCATCCTGTATCAGATCAACCCAGCTGTCAGCAGATTGTATCTACCACACACACCTCATCTTACACACTACAGACATGTCCTGCTGGCTTCCAAACGAGTGTTCAGAGCCTTGGGCACATGCAGACTGGTGTTGGGATGTCTCTAGCAATACCAGTAGAAGTTAAACCCTGTCTGAGTGTTTCTTACAACCGGAGTTATCAGATAAATGAACATTACCCTTGTATTACTCCATGCTTTGAAAGGTGA